Proteins from one Penicillium digitatum chromosome 2, complete sequence genomic window:
- a CDS encoding putative proteasome subunit alpha type-4: protein MSRRYDSRTTIFSPEGRLYQVEYALEAISHAEQDTSAEKLYTINDNMICAVAGMNADANILINYARQNAQRYLLTYNEDIPCEQLVRRLCDLKQGYTQHGGLRPFGVSFIYAGYDHLRQFQLYQSNPSGNYGGWKATSVGANNASAQSLLKQDYKEDCDLKEACAMAVKVLSKTMDSTKLSSEKIEFATVGKTKDGKIYHHLWTADEIDSLLREQGLAKVDDEPEAGDIK, encoded by the exons ATGTCTCGGAGATACGATTCGAGG ACCACCATCTTCTCCCCAGAGGGTCGACTCTACCAGGTTGAATATGCGCTTGAGGCTATTTCTCATGCCG AGCAGGATACCTCCGCTGAGAAGCTCTACACAATCAACGA TAACATGATCTGCGCCGTTGCGGGCATGAACGCCGATGCCAACATTCTGATCAACTATGCTCGCCAGAACGCCCAACGCTACCTCCTTACGTACAACGAAGACATTCCATGTGAACAGCTTGTCCGCCGACTGTGTGATTTGAAGCAAGGATATACCCAACACGGAGGTCTCCGTCCGTTCGGTGTCTCCTTCATCTACGCCGGTTACGACCACCTCCGTCAATTCCAGTTGTACCAGAGCAACCCCAGTGGAAATTACGGAGGCTGGAAAGCGACGAGCGTTGGTGCAAACAATGCAAGCGCTCAGAGTCTTCTCAAGCAAGATTACAAGGAGGACTGCGATCTGAAGGAAGCTTGTGCTATGGCAGTCAAAGTTCTGAGCAAGACTATGGACTCCACAAAGCTGAGCAGTGAGAAGA TCGAGTTCGCAACAGTGGGCAAGACCAAAGATGGCAAGATCTACCATCACCTATGGACTGCGGATGAGATTGATTCCCTTCTCCGGGAACAAGGGCTGGCCAAGGTTGATGACGAGCCCGAGGCTGGTGACATAAAATAG
- a CDS encoding WW/Rsp5/WWP: protein MLRSTYTAPPPLPSGWTQHRAPTGHLYYYNSSTKQSTYTRPLETAPRPIQTAPDAPEAIYNPEALPPFSSTPYGPAGFGSGPAQFGTPQSSRGRGGFRGGRGYHDRGRREPEDRPKAKHPLPDCAPWLLVRTKLGRRFVHNPETNESYWKFPEHVLKGVVEFDRLEREKKERKEQGEPEVPAKKQSPIPQIDRIESQPTPQEAERADYDSDYEEVEVTDSEGEEGQPSKRARADSEGAKDQPLEFNEEDMAYQLAAMGEEYGLDPGEYGEIGEEDWEEGAEGLPLTKADADALFRDLLDDFQINPFTTWENVIEEGRIIEDTRYTAPSNMKTRREIFSNWSRDRIQCAREQKAKQEKTDPRISYLAFLQEHATPKLYWPEFKRKYRKEPEMKGSQLADKEREKFYRDHISSLKQPESTRKSDLSALLKSVPLDLLHRSSNLEALPTIIITDIRYIGLTPEVRNPLIEAYISTLPPAPEVQLTAEELEEVDRKRVEREKREKALADREKRVEGEKRKQRGDLLRGKHLLREGEAEIEQAMRINKDGIMSYMDIDQTADEAQKLSQ, encoded by the exons ATGCTCAGATCAACGTACACTGCTCCTCCCCCTTTGCCTTCGGGGTGGACACAACATCGAGCCCCCACAG GTCATTTGTACTATTATAATTCCTCAACAAAACAATCGACATACACCCGCCCCCTAGAAACGGCTCCTCGGCCCATTCAGACCGCCCCCGATGCCCCAGAAGCAATATACAATCCCGAGGCGCTACCTCCATTTTCCTCGACACCCTATGGACCGGCAGGGTTTGGCTCTGGGCCAGCGCAATTTGGCACCCCACAAAGCTCCCGTGGCCGCGGAGGATTCCGCGGTGGAAGAGGTTATCATGATCGTGGACGGAGAGAACCCGAAGATCGACCAAAAGCGAAGCATCCTCTTCCTGACTGCGCCCCGTGGCTGCTAGTAAGGACTAAGCTTGGGAGGAGATTCGTGCATAATCCAGAAACAAATGAAAGTTACTGGAAATTTCCAGAGCACGTTTTGAAGGGCGTGGTTGAGTTTGATCGCCTGGAGcgtgagaagaaggaaagaaaggaaCAGGGGGAGCCCGAAGTGCCAGCCAAAAAGCAATCCCCTATACCACAGATTGACCGTATAGAGTCCCAGCCGACACCACAAGAAGCGGAACGCGCAGACTATGACTCCGACTATGAAGAGGTCGAGGTCACAGACAGCGAGGGAGAAGAGGGCCAACCTTCAAAGCGTGCACGAGCTGATAGTGAAGGTGCCAAGGATCAGCCACTAGAGTTCAACGAAGAAGACATGGCATACCAACTAGCAGCCATGGGTGAAGAGTACGGACTGGATCCTGGAGAATATGGCGAAATCGgggaagaagattgggaaGAGGGTGCAGAGGGTTTGCCGCTGACAAAAGCTGATGCCGACGCCCTATTCCGCGACTTGCTGGATGACTTCCAAATCAACCCATTTACGACATGGGAAAATGTCATCGAAGAAGGCCGCATCATTGAAGATACCCGGTACACCGCACCCTCGAACATGAAGACACGACGAGAGATCTTTTCCAATTGGTCCCGGGATCGAATTCAATGTGCAAGAGAGCAGAAAGCGAAGCAAGAGAAAACAGACCCGCGCATTAGTTATCTGGCATTTTTGCAAGAACATGCCACTCCGAAGCTTTATTGGCCGGAGTTTAAGCGCAAGTACAGGAAAGAGCCTGAAATGAAGGGCTCTCAGCTTGCAGACAAAGAGCGCGAGAAGTTCTACCGGGATCATATCTCGAGTCTCAAGCAACCCGAGAGCACCCGCAAGTCCGACCTGTCAGCTCTGCTTAAATCAGTTCCTTTGGACTTGTTACATCGATCGTCGAACTTGGAAGCTCTGCCCACCATAATTATTACCGATATTCGTTACATCGGACTCACGCCTGAGGTTCGAAACCCGTTGATTGAGGCATACATATCTACTTTGCCTCCGGCGCCGGAGGTACAGTTGACGGCAGAAGAGCTGGAAGAAGTTGACCGAAAACGAGTTGAACGGGAGAAACGCGAGAAGGCCCTTGCAGATCGGGAGAAACGAGTGGAGGGCGAGAAGCGGAAACAGCGAGGAGACCTTCTCCGTGGCAAGCATCTACTCCGAGAAGGCGAGGCCGAGATTGAACAAGCAATGCGCATCAACAAGGACGGAATAATGAGCTACATGGATATTGATCAGACGGCAGATGAGGCACAGAAGCTGAGTCAATAA
- a CDS encoding Ubiquitin-conjugating enzyme family protein gives MADVRSLLRSELASRKGTSQPNTTGNRITKKRKVDSGDGAMRKKIRAAELDTFQSTPGATSTEQTTEDEGPEQVQDDFVGPEPPLDNERGILEPSADLAEEPTTQPPQNPPTPIDEEAWAAFEREVAEQSDEPHAPAAVTAEATISAAPVTAAEIAAQQERAKASTVRNREAEMEGEREDAARLLEEEFDEMDQLEERVRRLKQKREELRKARAEDQTQDELMGSGATEQVESESEDDDDEDWDDWRFK, from the coding sequence ATGGCCGACGTCCGATCGCTACTCCGCAGTGAACTAGCTTCCCGCAAGGGCACATCTCAACCAAATACGACAGGAAATCGGATTACTAAAAAGCGCAAGGTTGATAGTGGAGATGGGGCGATGCGAAAGAAGATTCGTGCGGCAGAACTAGACACATTTCAGTCTACCCCTGGCGCAACAAGCACGGAGCAAACCACAGAGGATGAAGGCCCGGAGCAAGTCCAGGATGATTTTGTCGGCCCAGAACCTCCACTCGACAACGAACGAGGGATTCTCGAGCCATCTGCAGATCTCGCAGAAGAGCCAACTACGCAGCCACCCCAAAATCCACCCACGCCTATTGACGAAGAGGCTTGGGCAGCATTCGAACGCGAGGTTGCCGAGCAGTCTGATGAGCCACATGCACCGGCCGCTGTTACAGCTGAGGCTACTATATCCGCGGCCCCAGTAACAGCCGCAGAAATCGCTGCGCAGCAAGAGAGAGCGAAGGCATCGACAGTTCGCAATCGTGAGGCAGAGATGGAAGGAGAGCGAGAGGATGCCGCACGGCTTCTAGAGGAAGAGTTTGATGAGATGGATCAGTTGGAGGAGCGTGTCCGAAGGCTCAAACAAAAACGCGAGGAGCTGCGGAAAGCCCGTGCCGAAGATCAGACACAGGATGAACTGATGGGATCTGGCGCAACGGAGCAGGTTGAGAGCGAGAGtgaagacgatgacgacgaggatTGGGATGACTGGAGATTCAAATGA
- a CDS encoding Zinc finger, PHD-type encodes MADEPRRSGRATKGQHKNLELPDDPAKKGKSKSPKEKSAKLSAELTPGPSEAEREEEEIIRCICGEYEEEEDVERDMICCDQCSAWQHNDCMGLTFMKGQEPDQYYCEQCRPENHTTLLAKINAGEKPWEDVAENRRKEAEEKKSKRKKGKKGGRKGRPSESRTDASTPARTAPSTTPGPSGSPAPAVLAVSVSAEPEKNGYAFDSRRSSTNKRKLEEAVEAENGPLVKQQRVSPQSTPAAIPEATAPQIKTDTSLEAPAIGALEELMPARKSVATHLIKLFVDQITAALKAGSFTLRVNQSVEDLAQQLALSIEDAMYESICGRSGEPNESYKAQLRSIMFNVKKNASLRDRLIIGSLSPKLLSQMTTAEMASEELQQKDAEIKREADRHHIIVQEEGPRIRRTHKGEELIEDEHHSANESVFSRGPRRIVAEDGSPTNKGPTSPMGLQQAKTETDEYVRGLSPEGAHHDHVFPEVAPAIYEPLPSGRVQADAEIDQLLRDDEPYSPPYSPKDFDDDGAIWRGKVTMPPIGEFSSSAKHVGGADLSGRIPWSQLAPSTLVVDGRIDIRRATDYLCGLQFSKSTDVSVIAISSPDQPTDRAGFDKMFEYFHSRGRYGVIGKHPLPAVKDTYIVPMEIGTTTMPEFIELLDNITLEAPITQRMLLTVFVVKTGESNPSSVQPPSHQASQEPPLSTSPTVAAATPHQPQFSAGIAPTPPSHFGGFNLNPAVYGQQAPVQQAHATPQHQLGLTGLPAAVQVLGPQVDAPAIQQLLKTAPNVDMAQLGVVRDILARQPAAATHYDTLMQALFETQANGHVPQQGV; translated from the exons ATGGCCG ACGAACCCCGCCGCTCCGGCCGAGCCACCAAAGGTCAACACAAGAACCTCGAATTGCCAGATGATCCTGCGAAGAAaggcaaaagcaaaagcccaaaagaaaagagcgCGAAGCTGTCCGCCGAACTTACACCCGGTCCTAGCGAagcggagagagaagaagaagagatcatCCGATGCATCTGCGGTGAAtatgaagaggaagaggatgtgGAGCGCGATATGATCTGCTGTGACCAATGCTCAGCATGGCAACACAATGACTGCATGGGCCTCACATTCATGAAAGGTCAAGAGCCAGATCAATACTATTGCGAGCAATGTCGACCAGAAAATCACACAACCCTCTTGGCAAAGATCAATGCGGGCGAGAAGCCCTGGGAAGATGTTGCTGAGAATCGACGCAAAGAGGCCGAGGAGAAAAAATCGAAGCGGAAAAAGGGCAAGAAAGGAGGCCGCAAAGGAAGACCCAGTGAGAGCCGGACAGATGCTAGCACACCAGCTCGCACTGCACCATCCACTACACCAGGTCCCAGTGGTTCTCCTGCACCCGCTGTTTTGGCGGTGTCCGTCTCGGCTGAGCCAGAGAAGAATGGCTATGCTTTTGATTCTCGGAGATCGAGCACTAACAAGCGCAAACTCGAAGAGGCAGTGGAGGCAGAAAAT GGACCACTGGTCAAACAACAACGGGTATCCCCACAGTCTACCCCTGCAGCTATCCCAGAGGCAACTGCACCTCAAATCAAGACAGACACTAGCCTCGAGGCACCTGCCATTGGAGCCCTGGAGGAGCTGATGCCTGCTCGCAAGAGTGTGGCCACACACCTCATCAAGTTGTTTGTAGACCAGATTACTGCAGCCCTGAAAGCAGGCTCCTTCACCTTGCGTGTGAATCAGTCAGTGGAGGACTTGGCACAACAACTCGCTCTATCTATTGAGGATGCCATGTATGAGAGTATCTGCGGACGGTCAGGCGAGCCGAATGAATCATATAAGGCGCAATTACGGTCGATCATGTTCAATGTAAAGAAGAATGCTTCTCTGCGAGATCGTCTGATCATAGGTAGTCTCTCCCCTAAGTTGTTGTCTCAGATGACAACGGCGGAGATGGCCAGCGAAGAACTACAGCAAAAAGACGCCGAAATCAAGCGAGAAGCAGACAGGCATCACATCATTGTCCAGGAAGAAGGTCCTCGGATTCGACGCACCCATAAAGGTGAAGAATTGATCGAGGATGAGCACCATAGCGCGAACGAGTCTGTCTTCTCCCGTGGACCTCGTCGCATCGTGGCCGAGGATGGCAGTCCAACCAACAAAGGCCCAACTAGCCCGATGGGATTACAGCAAGCGAAGACAGAGACAGATGAATATGTTCGGGGTCTATCACCTGAGGGTGCTCACCATGACCATGTCTTCCCGGAAGTGGCTCCCGCCATCTACGAGCCATTGCCTAGTGGCAGAGTCCAAGCAGATGCTGAGATCGATCAGCTTTTGCGCGACGATGAACCTTATTCACCCCCTTATTCGCCCAAAGACTTTGACGACGACGGTGCCATCTGGCGCGGCAAGGTAACGATGCCTCCAATTGGCGAGTTCTCCTCTTCCGCGAAGCATGTGGGAGGCGCGGACTTGAGTGGGCGAATCCCATGGAGTCAACTGGCGCCCTCCACATTGGTTGTCGATGGCCGTATTGATATTCGACGGGCAACTGATTATCTATGCGGCCTTCAGTTCAGCAAGTCTACCGATGTGTCTGTGATAGCAATCAGCAGTCCTGATCAGCCTACGGATCGAGCAGGTTTCGACAAGATGTTTGAGTACTTCCATAGTCGTGGGCGTTATGGTGTCATTGGAAAGCACCCGCTGCCCGCCGTCAAAGACACCTACATTGTCCCAATGGAGATCGGCACCACGACAATGCCCGAGTTCATTGAGCTGCTAGACAACATCACACTGGAGGCACCCATTACTCAACGCATGCTTCTTACCGTTTTTGTCGTCAAGACTGGCGAGTCCAACCCTTCATCTGTCCAACCGCCATCCCACCAGGCCAGCCAGGAGCCACCACTCTCTACAAGCCCCACAGTCGCAGCAGCGACTCCCCATCAGCCCCAGTTCAGCGCTGGAATTGCGCCAACTCCCCCCTCCCATTTCGGTGGATTCAACCTGAATCCCGCAGTGTACGGCCAGCAGGCCCCTGTGCAACAAGCCCATGCCACCCCTCAACACCAGCTTGGTCTGACCGGCCTCCCCGCCGCAGTACAAGTCCTTGGCCCACAAGTTGATGCTCCTGCCATTCAGCAGCTTCTGAAGACTGCACCCAACGTGGACATGGCGCAGTTGGGTGTCGTTCGCGACATTCTGGCCCGCCAACCAGCTGCCGCTACTCATTATGATACTTTAATGCAAGCTCTATTTGAGACCCAAGCAAACGGCCACGTGCCCCAGCAGGGTGTGTAA
- a CDS encoding U1 snRNP splicing complex subunit (Luc7), putative yields the protein MAAEQRKLLEQLMGADQLIGTGAQGRNSQLSITDNKVCRSYIVGTCPHDLFTNTKQDLGPCPKVHSEGLKTEYDTATSSEKAKWGFEFDYLRDMQKYIDDCDRRIDTAQRRLEKTPDEIRQTNDLLKQIADLSNTINSGLQEVSILGETGSVALALSEMHKVRTSKHQKESLERDLKNLQDTSGPSGHQKLQVCDVCGAYLSRLDNDRRLADHFFGKMHMGYSDMRKNCKKLSIELKGRAPPVRHHEEDDNPYTSGGRPGAGRGPRYGGGGGGGGGYRRRGGGGRW from the exons ATGGCGGCAGAACAGAGAAAGCTGCTTGAGCAGCTCATGGGAG CTGATCAGCTCATTGGAACTGGCGCACAGGGTCGCAATTCCCAGCTCTCAATCACAGACAACAAAGTTTGCCGTTCCTACATTGTTGGCACTTGCCCACACGACTTGTTTACCAACACCAAGCAAGACCTCGGACCTTGCCCGAAGGTTCATAGCGAAGGCTTGAAGACAGAATATGACACCGCAACTTCCTCGGAGAAGGCAAAATGGGGGTTTGAATTTGATTACTTGCGCGACATGCAGAAGTACATTGACGACTGTGACCGCCGAATCGACACTGCGCAGCGCCGACTGGAAAAGACGCCGGATGAGATTCGGCAGACAAATGACTTG CTCAAACAAATTGCCGATCTTTCCAACACCATCAACTCCGGTCTCCAAGAAGTCTCGATTCTCGGCGAAACAGGCTCTGTGGCACTCGCCCTCAGTGAAATGCACAAAGTTCGCACCTCCAAGCACCAGAAGGAAAGTCTCGAGCGCGATCTCAAGAACCTTCAAGATACTTCTGGCCCATCCGGTCACCAGAAGTTGCAGGTCTGCGATGTTTGCGGTGCTTACTTGTCTCGCCTTGACAACGACCGCCGGCTGGCAGATCACTTTTTCGGAAAGATGCACATGGGATACTCAGACATGCGCAAGAACTGCAAGAAGCTAAGCATTGAGCTAAAGGGCCGGGCTCCTCCAGTTCGTCatcatgaagaagatgataaTCCTTACACCTCTGGTGGTCGCCCCGGTGCTGGTCGCGGTCCTCGGTAtggcggcggcggtggtggtggtggcggATATCGGCGCCGCGGAGGTGGTGGAAGATGGTGA
- a CDS encoding GPI transamidase component Gpi16, putative, translated as MTVLSLFSLPFVALILSLWSSSAFALSDYHEHLLLQPLPQSSLLASFNFRSNTSQQSFDQQHFRYLPRALGQILQHAHTKELHLRFTTGRWDAESWGSRPWNGSKEGGTGVELWAWIDAPGDEEAFAKWITLTQSLSGLFCASLNFVDSTRTTRPVVSFEPAGDHSAADQLHLLHGTLPGEVVCTENLTPFLKLLPCKGKAGISSLFDGHKLFDAAWQSMSVDIQPVCSADGECVVQIEQTVDMVLDIDRSKRSRSNPIPRPVPNDQLVCDTSKPYNSDDTCYPLENANNKAWSLAEVFGRSLNGVCPLANYDGSSDQSVCLRVPHERGVLISKGANEIKKEDGFTRCFQLAPLVPFDLSIPQQSVNTEAPLDEPVLHAERTIVGHGQERGGMRIIFGNPSNTSAVDFIYFESLPWFLRPYIHTLHATITGHDGVLREVPASEIIKETYYRPAIDRERGTQLELVLSLPAASTVTLTYDFEKAILRYTEYPPDANRGFNVAPAVIRVLDKAHNTPIYIRSTSLLLQLPTPDFSMPYNVIILTSTVIALAFGTIFNILVRRVVSLDEAIALRTQTLKGRILGKVVAIRDRLRGKETKVE; from the exons ATGACGGTCCTTTCACTATTCTCGCTTCCTTTCGTTGCGCTTATTCTCTCATTATGGAGCTCATCTGCCTTTGCATTGTCGGACTATCATGAGCATCTCCTCCTACAACCTCTCCCGCAATCCTCCTTACTAGCTTCGTTTAACTTCCGAAGCAATACATCACAACAGTCATTCGACCAACAACATTTTAGATATTTGCCTCGCGCCCTTGGTCAAATCCTTCAACACGCTCATACAAAAGAATTGCACCTCCGATTCACCACGGGAAGATGGGATGCTGAAAGCTGGGGCTCACGGCCATGGAACGGCAGTAAAGAAGGAGGCACTGGCGTCGAGCTTTGGGCGTGGATTGATGCGCCAGGTGACGAAGA GGCTTTTGCCAAATGGATCACCCTGACGCAGTCACTCTCTGGCTTGTTCTGCGCATCCCTGAACTTCGTGGACTCTACCCGGACCACTCGACCTGTGGTTTCTTTTGAACCAGCTGGGGACCACTCAGCCGCCGATCAACTGCACCTTTTGCATGGCACGCTTCCTGGAGAGGTAGTTTGCACAGAGAATTTGACTCCTTTCTTGAAGCTGCTTCCTTGCAAAGGCAAGGCTGGAATCTCCTCATTATTTGACGGGCACAAACTGTTCGATGCCGCATGGCAAAGCATGTCAGTTGATATCCAACCGGTCTGTTCTGCAGACGGAGAATGTGTAGTTCAGATCGAGCAAACCGTAGATATGGTGTTGGATATTGACCGGTCCAAGCGCTCTCGTT CGAACCCAATTCCCCGGCCTGTACCTAATGACCAGCTGGTTTGTGACACTTCCAAGCCTTACAATTCAGATGATACCTGTTACCCGCTGGAGAACGCGAACAACAAGGCGTGGAGTCTTGCAGAAGTCTTTGGGCGAAGTCTAAATGGCGTTTGTCCTCTTGCAAATTACGATGGGTCTAGCGATCAAAGTGTCTGCCTTCGGGTGCCCCATGAACGGGGTGTCCTCATCTCTAAAGGGGCTAATGAAATCAAGAAAGAGGATGGCTTTACGCGCTGTTTCCAATTGGCGCCGTTGGTTCCCTTTGATCTATCGATTCCACAGCAGTCAGTGAACACTGAAGCTCCGTTGGATGAGCCTGTTTTGCATGCAGAGCGAACTATCGTTGGCCACGGTCAAGAGCGCGGTGGAATGCGCATCATATTTGGTAATCCATCAAACACCAGCGCAGTTGACTTTATCTATTTTGAGTCTCTTCCGTGGTTCTTGCGACCCTACATACACACCTTGCACGCCACAATCACAGGGCATGACGGAGTTCTGCGCGAAGTCCCAGCCTCTGAAATCATCAAAGAGACATACTACCGACCGGCCATTGATCGCGAGCGTGGCACCCAATTAGAACTAGTGCTGTCTCTCCCGGCCGCATCAACCGTCACGTTGACCTACGACTTTGAGAAAGCCATTCTTCGGTACACCGAGTACCCACCAGATGCTAATCGAGGGTTCAACGTTGCACCTGCAGTAATTCGGGTCTTGGATAAGGCCCACAACACGCCGATTTACATCCGTTCCACGAGTCTGCTCCTTCAACTCCCCACCCCGGATTTCAGCATGCCATACAATGTGATCATTCTCACTAGCACCGTCATTGCCCTTGCATTTGGAACTATCTTCAACATCCTGGTTCGACGAGTTGTCTCTCTAGATGAGGCCATCGCTCTTAGGACGCAGACTTTGAAAGGGCGGATCCTGGGGAAAGTGGTGGCTATTCGTGATCGACTACGTGGAAAGGAAACTAAAGTCGAGTAG
- a CDS encoding Major facilitator superfamily domain, general substrate transporter, whose protein sequence is MTSPRVVARISSNSHYRYKFLQKIATTSERDFLKTHIDIFSLSKSTVRSITAHSNQTKRDIIKMSNSGINRQTTAVAEDTSSQPIPDNSVGGGEGWGDRLWLGGKEEGLGHKVAINPRSTMGDFLALQDQKTRGQNKFIQRENLVDSNVQPMNAEGEPTCATEDHSFMTRKAGDPDTYPGWSTFKTFFGI, encoded by the exons ATGACTTCACCCAGGGTCGTGGCAAGGATTAG CTCCAATAGCCACTATCGGTACAAATTCTTGCAGAAGATTGCAACCACCTCCGAACGGGATTTCCTCAAAACACACATT GATATCTTCTCGCTCTCCAAATCCACTGTTCGGTCAATAACCGCACACTCGAACCAAACTAAGCGCGATATCATAAAGATGAGCAACAGTGGCATTAACCGTCAAACAACTGCGGTGGCCGAAGACACCAGTTCCCAACCCATCCCTGACAACAGTGTCGGTGGCGGCGAAGGATGGGGCGACAGGCTATGGCTTGGTggcaaagaagaagggttAGGTCACAAAGTG GCTATTAATCCCCGATCAACGATGGGGGACTTTCTTGCTTTGCAAGATCAGAAGACGCGTGGGCAAAACAAGTTCATTCAGCGTGAGAACTTGGTTGATTCTAACGTTCAACCCATGAACGCTGAGGGAGAGCCAACTTGCGCGACTGAAGATCATAGTTTTATGACCCGGAAGGCCGGTGACCCAGATACTTATCCTGGATGGAGTACATTTAAGACCTTTTTTGGCATATGA
- a CDS encoding HAT dimerization — MLDGRDIQPRAITDEISQYLDSDTVSDELEAAKEEREEKLSEIEVDPISDTEEQEDELEDKPGDAIEVVIEDRPEDIPEERPLPTSEYGRPCSPSLPPTCTQTRASGRKRKSREDDLFEYH, encoded by the exons atgcttgatggaagggatatacaaccacgagccattactgatgaaatcagtcaatatcttgacagcg atactgtttct gatgagcttgaggcggcaaaagaggagagggaagagaagctcagtgagattgaggttgatccaattagtgatacagaggagcaggaggatgaactggaagataaaccaggggatgcaattgaggttgtaattgaggatagaccagaggatataccggaggagaggcccttacctacaagtgaatatggtcgtccttgctcgccatcattaccaccaacctgtacacagacacgagcatcagggagaaaacgtaaaagcagggaagatgatttatttgaataccattag
- a CDS encoding metalloprotease — MRSLQNLTAHVKLSREPMSTELDELRRLLAQEQRLRAEEQRLLAQEQRLLAQEQRLRAEEQRLLAEEQRLRAEDRERTLKTSLPTFLDGLHTHLFLGLGVQQDKTKSTCGDPVNATNKLRPRKLKAWGSFAKEQVDIWRLLMDSSLVEDRLFTSLHTLEETGESIRRQLVGSELDLHHFLRQTIEDHVSKIIEELYNDPTLRQVFGLRGSIRFENHSNTLSPERGLEEGMQNIDIRGRRRSPRLAAREQSASSNTATRDPRAPPPARSSRPRADQFCVYNIPSQSSESVHRIAAYIKEYKSPHKVKLGHIYEGLEDMDIDKVVEQEKNETLKVRFHRAIAGLLVQPYDYMIRAGTEMGVLSTGEADIYLRIGEDPGTLLYHLSVPKGDVGDYTGWDPHSSGPNRLHLTAVGQSLAFTLQALKLRPRNQAWRQQAINSLPRWKVVVADILGSIPDAETHKVIQTTTNLTPTRRVAIRAFIATSNGGIHRRPIQRIRQLRKDHQQKTTGATAR; from the exons atgcgatccttacagaatctcacaGCACACGTGAAATTATCACGTGAGCC AATGTCCACAGAACTTGACGAGCTGCGGCGCCTTCTTGCACaggagcaacgtcttcgtgcagaggagcaacgtcttcttgcacaggagcaacgtcttcttgcacaggagcaacgtcttcgtgcagaggagcaacgtcttcttgcagaggagcaacgtcttcgTGCAGAGGATCGGGAGAGGACATTAAAAACCAGCCTGCCCACATTTCTCGATGGTCTCCATACCCACCTCTTCCTCGGTCTTGGAGTTCAGCAGGATAAGACAAAATCCACGTGTGGAGATCCCGTAAATGCGACCAACAAACTCCGCCCCAGAAAACTTAAAGCTTGGGGATCTTTCGCGAAAGAACAAGTGGATATTTGGCGATTGCTGATGGATTCATCACTTGTGGAAGACAGACTGTTCACTTCCCTTCATACCCTGGAAGAAACGGGAGAAAGCATTCGACGGCAGCTCGTCGGCTCCGAACTTGACCTTCACCACTTTCTTCGCCAGACCATTGAGGACCATGTTTCGAAAATCATCGAAGAGCTCTACAATGATCCAACACTACGACAAGTATTTGGGTTAAGAGGGTCGATCCGTTTTGAAAACCACTCCAATACACTAAGCCCTGAGCGAGGACTTGAGGAGGGAATGCAGAATATCGATATTCGTGGCCGGCGACGTTCACCGCGTTTAGCTGCCCGAGAACAAAGCGCATCAAGCAATACAGCAACGCGTGACCCGAGAGCCCCGCCTCCGGCACGAAGCAGTAGGCCTCGTGCTGACCAATTCTGCGTCTATAACATTCCCAGTCAATCATCCGAATCGGTCCATCGCATTGCAGCCTATATTAAGGAGTATAAGTCTCCGCATAAGGTGAAACTAGGCCATATTTATGAAGGGCTAGAGGATATGGACATTGATAAAGTGGTTGAGCAAGAAAAAAACGAGACCCTAAAAGTTCGGTTCCATCGCGCGATTGCTGGGCTTCTCGTGCAGCCATATGACTATATGATTCGCGCTGGTACGGAAATGGGAGTCCTAAGTACTGGCGAAGCTGATATCTATCTACGAATTGGGGAAGATCCTGGGACGCTTTTGTACCACCTCTCTGTTCCAAAGGGAGATGTTGGGGATTACACTGGCTGGGACCCCCATTCGAGTGGCCCAAATCGTCTGCATTTAACTGCGGTGGGACAGTCTCTTGCTTTCACCCTCCAGGCGCTCAAGTTGCGGCCTCGGAACCAGGCTTGGAGGCAGCAAGCAATCAACTCGTTGCCAAGGTGGAAAGTGGTTGTCGCAGATATTCTGGGCAGTATCCCAGATGCTGAG ACGCACAAGGTAATTCAGACGACGACCAACCTGACCCCCACACGCCGAGTCGCGATCCGCGCATTTATCGCAACATCGAACGGAGGCATCCACCGTCGACCCATCCAACGCATACGCCAGCTACGCAAGGATCATCAGCAGAAAACAAC